One genomic window of Enoplosus armatus isolate fEnoArm2 chromosome 19, fEnoArm2.hap1, whole genome shotgun sequence includes the following:
- the ppil6 gene encoding probable inactive peptidyl-prolyl cis-trans isomerase-like 6, which translates to MDSKMHLEIVGLIKDHFLVAKSIAEGLKQKFPEAFLDPQIQPLLEVDWHTYLCNKKRELRGEVWQYSSSLMCFLNGLLLGNERDLASWAKNQWSFTFTRPQAFYMALTEDYYTKHLQKTGHQFVFMDIEIAGEAAGRLLFELFSDVCPKTSKNFEALCTGERGLSQSGLSLCFKGSVFHRVVPNGWVQGGDISPERKGNGGESIYGATFEDESFSVSHTKRGTLGMANKGPHSNGSQFYITLQPTPWMDRTYVAFGQVVEGVDVLMRLEGSPTCNERPKYECKVTDCGVFKF; encoded by the exons ATGGACTCAAAAATGCACCTAGAAATTGTCGGCTTAATTAAAGATCATTTTCTTGTTGCCAAAAGTATTGCCGAG GGACTAAAACAGAAGTTTCCTGAGGCATTTCTGGATCCACAAATTCAGCCACTACTCGAAGTTGACTGGCACACATATCTGTGCAACAAGAAAAGA GAGCTGCGTGGTGAAGTGTGGCAGTACTCCAGCAGCCTGATGTGCTTTCTGAACGGCCTTCTCCTCGGTAATGAGAGGGATCTTGCCAGCTGGGCCAAGAATCAGTGGAGTTTCACTTTCACTCGGCCGCAGGCTTTCTACATGGCTCTCACTGAGGACTACTACACCAAACATCTCCAGAAAACTGGG CATCAGTTTGTCTTCATGGACATTGAGATAGCAGGAGAGGCAGCCGGGAGGTTATTGTTTGAG CTGTTCTCAGATGTTTGTCCAAAGACATCAAAGAACTTTGAGGCTCTGTGCACAGGAGAGCGAGGTCTGTCCCAGAGCGGCCTCTCACTTTGCTTCAAGGGCTCTGTGTTTCATCGAGTGGTGCCCAATGGCTGGGTGCAAGGTGGAG ATATTTCTCCAGAAAGGAAAGGTAATGGAGGGGAGTCAATCTATGGAGCAACTTTTGAAg ATGAGAGCTTTTCCGTGTCCCACACTAAACGGGGCACTCTAGGAATGGCCAATAAGGGTCCCCACAGCAATGGATCCCAGTTCTACATCACCCTGCAGCCAACACCCTGGATGGACAGGACCTATGTTGCCTTTGG TCAAGTGGTTGAGGGTGTCGACGTCCTCATGAGATTAGAAGGATCTCCGACTTGCAATGAAAGACCCAAGTATGAATGTAAAGTTACAGATTGTGGAGTGTTTAAATTTTAG
- the LOC139302555 gene encoding flap endonuclease GEN homolog 1, whose protein sequence is MGVHDLWSIVEPVRESVPLYSLSGKTLAVDLSLWVCEAQHVQAMMGRVTKPHLRNLFFRVSSLTLMGVKLVFVMEGEAPKLKAETMSKRTETRYGGFKKASAPKSTTNTSRGRFKAVLRECSEMLDYLGVPWVTAAGEAEAMCAYLDSQGLVDGCITNDGDAFLYGAQTVYRNFNMNSKDPQVDCYRTSRVQTQLHLSRENLVGLAILLGCDYIPKGIPGVGKEQALRLIQMLKGQTLLQRFIQWKEENAGVSEGVVKKVAHCNICRHPGSAKAHERGGCVLCDSKRFCQPQDFDYQCPCDWHRYEQTRQAVSFEANIRKKTLASQQFPFTEIIREFLFSKDKPVSHFKRRQPNMLLVQKFAHDKMEWPKHYTSEKVLVLMTYAELMNRKYGREMCSQIKPLRILKPRVRSAVACFEIIWSTPEHYAFPEDRPAEDQHEVRTVEEESLFRVAYPEVVESYLRDKALAEENKTKKKKPKSKKEKPSDVSDGISDLLAQMTLQSSSNTQPQTLTPIISNTEEPEVVVLDTPVNHKQHRKSKENHSSVGDCPNTPLSHTESEVAASPSVSVVIDALHLSDIDWDALSFTSSPTPQSATNHPKLNKTADSEVKQTHGENTSSDVKEADSRSAPELCPLRDRVLMRNTAKAINQTETHDDVVSRQLNYELASLKHIPSHNSQPNEQVPSKGSDDSKVSRQESAVNKKEPLTDKRQQSATNKAETETHSSKQQLRPAVRAQSKTKEKCNGSQKPPEKYKFVRTAILSSAVPPLRCHSDPDQSENLPQTAKKSVCMSMCSSSEESDAENKQFGPQRKAKVKPINKIKGSFLSDFPLKPVSGPKTTKPRVKTYQLVSVSTKSTCQEVSPANVDGDGSLQTPASPAAVLDSDDSVICSESPLPLAERLRLKFLK, encoded by the exons ATGGGTGTTCACGATTTGTGGTCTATCGTCGAGCCGGTTCGTGAGTCGGTGCCGCTCTACAGTTTGAGCGGAAAGACGCTTGCAGTTGACCTGAGTTTATGGGTGTGCGAGGCCCAGCATGTCCAAGCAATGATGGGGAGAGTTACCAAGCCCCACCTGAG GAATTTATTTTTTAGGGTGTCATCCCTCACGCTTATGGGAGTGAAGCTCGTCTTTGTGATGGAAGGAGAAGCCCCTAAACTAAAAGCAGAAACCATGAGCAAGAGAACAGAAACAAGATATGGAGGATTCAAAAAGGCTTCTGCCCCAAAGTCTACAACAAacaccagcagagggcgcttTAAAGCTGTACTTAGAGAG TGTTCAGAGATGCTGGACTACCTGGGTGTGCCGTGGGTGACAGCTGCTGGGGAGGCCGAGGCCATGTGTGCCTACCTGGACTCACAGGGCCTGGTGGACGGCTGCATCACTAATGATGGAGACGCATTCTTGTATGGAGCCCAGACTGTCTACAGGAACTTCAATATGAACAGTAAA gaCCCTCAGGTGGACTGTTACAGGACCTCCAGGGTACAAACACAGTTACATCTCTCCAGAGAGAATCTTGTCGGTCTGGCCATCCTCCTTGGCTGTGATTATATTCCTAAA GGCATACCAGGTGTTGGTAAAGAGCAAGCTCTGAGGCTTATCCAGATGCTGAAAGGACAAACACTTCTGCAGAG GTTCATCCAGTGGAAGGAGGAGAATGCAGGTGTGTCTGAAGGAGTTGTGAAGAAGGTTGCTCACTGCAACATCTGTCGACATCCTG GTTCGGCGAAGGCGCATGAACGTGGTGGCTGTGTGCTTTGCGACAGTAAACGTTTCTGTCAACCTCAGGACTTTGATTACCAGTGTCCCTGTGACTGGCACCGCTATGAACAGACCCGCCAGGCCGTCTCTTTTGAGGCAAACATCAGGAA gaAAACGCTGGCAAGTCAACAGTTCCCTTTTACAGAG ATCATTCGTGAGTTCCTATTCTCCAAGGATAAGCCTGTGTCACATTTCAAGAGGAGACAGCCAAATATGTTGTTGGTGCAG aaATTTGCCCATGACAAGATGGAGTGGCCGAAGCACTACACCAGTGAAAAAGTTTTAGTCTTAATGACCTACGCAGAGTTGATGAACAGAAAATATGGAAGAGAAATGTGCTCCCAAATCAAGCCCCTCAG AATATTGAAACCAAGGGTGAGGAGTGCCGTCGCTTGCTTCGAAATCATCTGGAGCACACCAG AACATTATGCGTTTCCTGAGGATCGGCCTGCGGAGGATCAACATGAGGTGAGGACAGTGGAGGAAGAGTCTCTCTTCCGTGTGGCCTACCCAGAGGTGGTGGAGAGCTACCTGAGAGACAAAGCTCTGGCAGAAGAGAACAAGACCAAGA AGAAGAAGCCAAAGAGTAAAAAGGAGAAGCCATCTGATGTCTCCGATGGTATTTCGGACCTCTTGGCTCAGATGACCCTTCAGAGTTCCTCTAACACTCAACCACAAACACTGACCCCtatcatttcaaacacagaggaaccAGAAGTGGTGGTTTTGGACACTCCAGTGAACCATAAACAGCATCGGAAGTCAAAAGAAAACCATAGCAGTGTGGGTGATTGCCCCAATActcctctgtctcacacagAATCAGAGGTTGCTGCTTcgccttctgtctctgttgttaTTGACGCTCTACACCTGAGTGATATTGACTGGGATGCTTTGTCCTTCACATCTTCTCCAACTCCACAATCAGCCACAAACCATCCCAAACTAAACAAAACCGCAGACAGTGAGGTCAAACAAACCCACGGCGAAAACACCTCAAGTGACGTCAAAGAAGCAGACTCCAGATCTGCTCCGGAGTTGTGTCCTCTAAGGGACAGGGTGCTCATGAGGAACACAGCTAAAGCTATAAACCAGACAGAGACACACGATGACGTGGTCTCAAGACAACTAAACTATGAGTTAGCCTCTCTCAAACACATTCCTTCTCATAACTCACAACCAAACGAACAGGTCCCCAGCAAAGGCAGCGATGACAGTAAAGTGTCGAGACAGGAATCTGCTGTTAACAAAAAAGAACCACTTACTGACAAAAGGCAACAGAGTGCAACAAAtaaggcagagacagaaactcACAGTTCAAAGCAGCAGTTGAGGCCTGCAGTACGAGCTCAAAGTAAGACTAAGGAGAAATGTAATGGCTCCCAAAAGCCACCGGAGAAATATAAATTTGTCAGAACAGCCATTTTATCATCGGCTGTCCCACCACTGAGGTGCCACTCTGACCCAGATCAAAGCGAGAACCTGCCGCAGACCGCCaagaagagtgtgtgtatgagcatgtgTTCGTCCAGCGAGGAAAGCGATGCAGAGAACAAGCAGTTTGGACCTCAAAGAAAAGCTAAGGTCAAACCCATAAACAAGATCAAGGGCAGCTTCCTTTCAGACTTCCCCCTGAAACCTGTTTCTGGACCTAAAACAACCAAACCAAGAGTGAAAACATATCAACTAGTATCTGTATCAACTAAAAGCACATGCCAGGAGGTCTCACCAGCTAATGTGGATGGTGATGGGTCCCTTCAGACTCCAGCAtcacctgctgctgtgttaGATAGTGATGATTCAGTGATTTGCAGTGAGAGTCCACTGCCACTGGCAGAGAGACTGAGGCTTAAGTTCCTGAAGTGA
- the msgn1 gene encoding mesogenin-1 codes for MDLEVVGAKILSEWKTHESTFGEDLDSLQSTSPESSMDSMCSSPEMCYSGGHREISDFSFGFTGRRATPTAQRLSKPKMSTKRRMKASEREKMRMRSLAEALHQLRDYLPPDYSKRGQPLTKIQTLKYTIEYINKLSDILSRA; via the coding sequence ATGGACCTGGAGGTTGTCGGAGCTAAAATACTGTCTGAATGGAAGACCCATGAGAGTACTTTTGGAGAGGATCTGGACTCCCTTCAGTCCACCTCACCGGAGTCCTCGATGGACTCCATGTGCTCCTCACCGGAGATGTGCTACTCCGGCGGGCATCGGGAGATCAGTGACTTCTCTTTCGGCTTCACGGGACGCAGGGCGACTCCAACGGCGCAGAGGCTGAGCAAGCCCAAGATGTCCACCAAAAGACGCATGAAGGCCAGTGAGAGGGAGAAGATGCGGATGAGGAGTCTTGCAGAGGCCTTGCACCAGCTCCGTGACTATCTGCCGCCGGACTACAGCAAGAGAGGTCAACCCCTGACCAAGATACAAACCCTCAAATACACAATTGAATACATCAACAAGCTTTCAGACATCCTGAGCCGCGCTTAA